One part of the Corynebacterium sp. CNCTC7651 genome encodes these proteins:
- a CDS encoding amidohydrolase, producing the protein MASAISAHVDAWLRDNRETVVAWRRHLHAHPELSNEEIETTNLVVRVLAEHGLEAVRFPGTGCYVDLGPEDGQRMAFRADLDALRVPEQTGLEFASVVPGVSHACGHDVHTTVVLALACALSTLPEGALPIGVRCIFQPAEEVMGGGALDVIEWGGLNGVATIFALHVEPKLRVGQVGVRAGAITSAADVIKLQIEGPGGHTARPHLTADVVYALGAVATQLPALLSRRVDPRTGTVLVFGRIEAGDAANAIPKRGLLDGTVRTADISTWRALEEMLTDFIDLIVAPTGCTYQLNYIRGVPPVLNDDAATALAVEAGRSIDPHAIVTAPQSSGGEDFSWYLEHIPGTMVRLGAWSGVGEKPDLHQGNLVIDERSLDVGIRLFGAIAERYIAAVAGDVAPELR; encoded by the coding sequence GTGGCAAGCGCGATCTCGGCACATGTGGATGCGTGGTTGCGGGACAACCGGGAGACGGTAGTTGCGTGGCGCCGTCACCTCCACGCCCATCCGGAGCTGTCTAACGAGGAGATCGAGACCACCAACCTTGTGGTGCGCGTGCTTGCGGAACACGGCTTGGAAGCGGTGCGCTTCCCGGGGACCGGGTGCTACGTGGACCTTGGCCCCGAGGACGGCCAGCGGATGGCGTTTCGCGCCGACCTGGATGCGCTGCGGGTGCCGGAGCAGACCGGGCTTGAGTTCGCCTCCGTCGTCCCCGGTGTCTCCCACGCGTGCGGGCACGATGTGCACACGACGGTGGTACTCGCGCTGGCCTGTGCGCTGTCCACCCTGCCGGAAGGCGCTCTGCCGATCGGCGTGCGCTGCATCTTCCAACCCGCCGAAGAAGTGATGGGCGGCGGCGCGCTGGATGTTATCGAGTGGGGTGGCCTGAACGGTGTGGCTACCATCTTCGCCCTGCATGTGGAGCCGAAGCTGCGCGTGGGACAGGTTGGCGTGCGCGCAGGTGCCATCACCTCTGCCGCGGACGTGATCAAGTTGCAGATAGAGGGCCCGGGCGGGCACACCGCGCGGCCGCACTTGACTGCGGACGTGGTGTACGCGCTGGGGGCGGTGGCCACGCAGCTGCCGGCGCTGCTGTCGCGCCGCGTGGACCCGCGCACCGGCACCGTGCTCGTGTTCGGCCGGATCGAAGCCGGCGACGCGGCCAACGCCATCCCGAAACGGGGCCTGCTCGACGGCACTGTGCGCACTGCGGACATCAGCACGTGGCGCGCGCTCGAAGAGATGCTCACGGACTTCATCGACCTCATCGTCGCGCCCACCGGCTGCACCTACCAGCTCAACTACATCCGCGGAGTGCCGCCCGTGCTTAACGACGATGCAGCTACCGCCCTCGCAGTCGAAGCCGGCCGCTCGATTGACCCGCACGCCATCGTCACCGCCCCGCAGTCCTCCGGCGGCGAGGATTTCTCCTGGTATCTCGAGCACATCCCCGGCACCATGGTGCGGCTCGGCGCCTGGAGCGGAGTGGGGGAGAAGCCCGACCTCCACCAGGGCAACTTGGTTATCGACGAACGCTCGCTCGACGTGGGTATCCGTCTCTTCGGCGCGATCGCCGAACGCTACATCGCCGCGGTTGCGGGGGATGTGGCCCCCGAGCTGCGGTAG
- a CDS encoding trimeric intracellular cation channel family protein has translation MTVDQVDPLIASIYRWFDVSGVLIMSIIGGTIARQRGYDIVGFFFIAMLSALGGGMLRDVLINQGSVAAMREPEYLILALTGALIARFTYFSGRTWHFVETHGDALISALWASTGTTKAIAYNLPVLPSILMGVLTATGGSMIRDVVTGREPAVFGNNQPTVVPAVACSIVALVGNATGYAAWGLVLGPVVSFALFLVGYYGNWRMSTTQVAPINETAAQVTKLARIAERRSRAVARGLEPKAMRAWRHRQMEKALARRIEAEVQRGKRREQAESDADEFLAEFTDDLAEQELVEGKDASKSEMLDMILSDDVLTDELIERLVARYQARGK, from the coding sequence ATGACCGTGGACCAAGTCGATCCCCTGATCGCGTCAATTTATCGGTGGTTCGATGTCTCCGGCGTGCTCATCATGAGCATCATCGGAGGCACCATCGCCCGCCAGCGTGGCTATGACATTGTCGGGTTCTTCTTCATCGCGATGCTCTCCGCCCTCGGCGGCGGCATGCTTCGCGACGTGTTGATTAACCAAGGCAGCGTCGCCGCCATGCGCGAGCCGGAATACCTCATCTTGGCGCTGACAGGTGCGTTGATTGCCCGCTTCACTTACTTCAGCGGCCGCACGTGGCACTTTGTGGAGACGCATGGTGACGCGTTGATTTCCGCGCTGTGGGCGTCCACGGGCACCACCAAAGCCATCGCCTACAACCTGCCGGTGCTGCCCTCCATCCTGATGGGCGTGCTCACTGCCACCGGAGGCAGCATGATCCGCGACGTGGTCACCGGCCGTGAGCCGGCAGTGTTCGGCAACAACCAGCCCACAGTTGTCCCCGCCGTCGCCTGCTCCATCGTGGCGCTGGTAGGCAACGCGACCGGCTACGCTGCCTGGGGTTTGGTGCTGGGGCCAGTTGTCAGCTTCGCGCTCTTCCTGGTCGGCTACTACGGCAACTGGCGCATGTCCACCACCCAGGTCGCCCCGATCAATGAGACAGCGGCCCAGGTGACCAAGCTCGCCCGCATCGCGGAGCGCCGTTCCCGCGCCGTTGCCCGCGGGTTGGAGCCGAAGGCCATGCGCGCGTGGCGCCACCGCCAGATGGAGAAGGCTCTTGCCCGCCGCATTGAGGCGGAAGTGCAGCGAGGCAAACGCCGGGAGCAGGCAGAAAGCGACGCGGATGAGTTCCTGGCAGAGTTCACCGACGACTTGGCGGAGCAGGAACTTGTAGAGGGCAAGGATGCGTCGAAAAGCGAAATGCTCGATATGATCCTGAGCGATGATGTGCTCACGGACGAGCTGATCGAACGCCTTGTGGCCCGCTACCAGGCGAGGGGGAAGTAG
- a CDS encoding type 1 glutamine amidotransferase: protein MPHITILQPDPIVPPQRLSGWLAQAGAHTRTVDLTCEPVPPLADCGDGIILLGGRADALDYEASPWIPQVHELLRAVHAAQVPVLGICLGHQIVADCFGGEVAVGLTPQDEEGATRITLTDTGKSDPILGALGPAPIVAQSHHDAVTALPPGATLLASSDRCPIQAMRLGPILTVQFHPEVTPAVAGEWAERSGHDGAAIAQELLLYDDSLQRNGQSLIAAFVKTALNRP from the coding sequence ATGCCCCACATCACCATCCTCCAGCCGGACCCGATCGTGCCGCCCCAGCGCCTCAGCGGCTGGCTGGCGCAGGCTGGGGCTCACACGCGGACCGTGGATCTCACCTGCGAGCCGGTGCCGCCGCTCGCGGACTGCGGTGACGGCATCATCCTCCTCGGCGGGCGCGCCGATGCCCTGGACTACGAGGCCTCCCCGTGGATCCCGCAGGTGCACGAGCTGCTGCGCGCCGTCCACGCCGCGCAGGTCCCCGTCCTGGGCATCTGCCTGGGCCACCAGATCGTCGCGGACTGCTTCGGCGGCGAGGTTGCGGTGGGGCTTACCCCGCAGGACGAGGAGGGCGCGACCCGCATCACGCTTACGGACACCGGCAAAAGCGACCCGATCTTAGGCGCGCTCGGCCCCGCGCCCATCGTCGCGCAGTCGCACCACGACGCCGTCACAGCACTCCCACCCGGCGCGACACTGCTCGCATCCAGCGACCGCTGCCCCATCCAAGCGATGCGGCTCGGCCCCATCCTCACCGTCCAGTTCCACCCGGAGGTCACGCCCGCCGTCGCCGGCGAGTGGGCGGAACGCAGCGGGCATGACGGCGCCGCCATCGCACAGGAGCTTTTGCTTTACGACGATTCCTTGCAGCGCAACGGCCAATCCCTGATCGCCGCATTCGTGAAAACTGCCCTAAACCGCCCCTAA
- a CDS encoding helix-turn-helix transcriptional regulator yields the protein MADMLPQAYWASYALGLGHRVRVMRVMRGLTQARLAELAGVSRTLISNMERNEYNGLKCADPTLSTVYRLAAALYVPPAVLLPGAGDLVERPFAGPELGSGPASVAIALRWPNVPLDTARFDDEYLARGAPEEVPRFQRSLFELG from the coding sequence ATGGCGGACATGCTGCCGCAGGCGTATTGGGCCAGTTATGCGTTGGGGCTTGGGCACCGCGTGCGCGTCATGCGCGTGATGCGGGGCCTGACCCAAGCGCGGCTTGCGGAACTGGCGGGGGTGAGCCGCACGTTAATTTCCAACATGGAACGCAATGAATATAACGGCCTGAAATGTGCTGACCCGACACTCTCAACTGTGTACCGGCTCGCCGCCGCGCTCTACGTTCCTCCCGCGGTGCTTTTGCCCGGCGCGGGGGATTTGGTGGAACGGCCATTTGCCGGACCGGAACTGGGCAGTGGTCCCGCCAGCGTGGCCATAGCCTTGCGGTGGCCGAACGTGCCGTTGGACACTGCGCGTTTCGACGATGAATATCTCGCGCGTGGAGCTCCGGAGGAAGTGCCCAGGTTTCAGCGCTCCCTGTTTGAGCTGGGGTAG
- a CDS encoding NAD(P)H-quinone dehydrogenase, with protein MSKKIVIMGGGPGGYEAALVASKYGADITLIEDNGAGGSAIRKDVVPSKSFIAGANIKTDLRRADAMGLNHNLGNAHLALSALNNRVVALASEQSRDIHAQLERAGVRILNGRARFSGEQTGHTTHRVVAELAGGEEERIDCDMVLVCTGASPRVLKGAEPDGQRILNWRQMYDLIELPTHLIVVGSGVTGAEFVSAFAELGVEVTMVASRDRILPHDDADAADVLETVLEGLGVHLEKDARVDSVENTGDGVVVRTTDGREIRGSHVMMSIGSVPNTADLNLEAAGVETTPSGHIHVDRVSRTNVAGIYAAGDCTDLMPLASVAAQQGRIAVDHALGEGVAPIRLKTVGNAVFTRPEIAAVGVTEQQIKDGEIEADVYKLPLATNARAKMRSLQHGFVKIFARKGSGQVIGGVIVAPTASELIHSITIAVTNNLTVRQLADSMAVYPSLSGSITEAARRLIAHSDLD; from the coding sequence GTGTCCAAGAAGATCGTCATCATGGGTGGTGGCCCCGGCGGCTATGAGGCAGCGTTGGTCGCCTCCAAGTACGGGGCGGATATCACGCTGATTGAGGATAACGGTGCGGGTGGCTCGGCTATTCGCAAGGACGTTGTGCCGTCCAAGAGCTTCATCGCGGGTGCGAACATCAAGACCGACTTGCGCCGCGCTGATGCGATGGGCCTCAACCACAACTTGGGCAACGCTCACCTTGCGCTGAGTGCTCTGAACAACCGTGTGGTTGCCCTCGCCTCCGAGCAGTCCCGCGACATTCACGCGCAGTTGGAGCGCGCCGGCGTGCGCATTCTCAACGGCCGCGCGCGGTTCTCCGGCGAGCAGACGGGCCACACCACCCACCGTGTTGTAGCGGAGTTGGCGGGCGGTGAAGAGGAGCGCATTGACTGCGACATGGTGCTGGTCTGCACCGGCGCGAGCCCGCGCGTGCTCAAGGGCGCGGAACCGGATGGCCAGCGCATTTTGAACTGGCGCCAGATGTATGACCTGATCGAGCTGCCGACCCACCTCATCGTGGTCGGCTCTGGTGTGACTGGTGCAGAGTTCGTCTCCGCGTTTGCGGAGCTCGGCGTGGAGGTAACCATGGTCGCTTCCCGCGACCGCATCCTCCCGCACGACGACGCGGATGCGGCGGATGTGCTGGAGACCGTGCTGGAGGGCCTTGGCGTGCACCTGGAAAAGGACGCGCGCGTGGATTCGGTGGAGAACACCGGCGACGGTGTGGTGGTGCGCACCACCGACGGGCGCGAGATCCGCGGCTCCCACGTCATGATGTCCATCGGTTCCGTCCCCAACACCGCGGACCTGAACCTCGAGGCCGCCGGGGTGGAAACCACGCCGTCCGGCCACATCCACGTGGACCGCGTGTCCCGCACCAACGTCGCCGGCATCTACGCCGCGGGCGACTGCACGGATCTCATGCCACTGGCATCGGTGGCCGCGCAGCAGGGCCGCATTGCGGTGGACCACGCGCTGGGTGAAGGCGTGGCCCCGATCCGGTTGAAGACGGTGGGCAACGCGGTGTTCACCCGCCCGGAGATCGCCGCTGTTGGTGTGACCGAGCAGCAGATCAAGGACGGCGAGATCGAGGCAGACGTGTACAAGCTGCCGTTGGCAACCAACGCGCGCGCAAAGATGCGCTCCCTGCAGCACGGTTTTGTGAAGATCTTCGCCCGCAAGGGGTCCGGCCAGGTAATCGGCGGTGTGATCGTCGCCCCGACCGCGTCTGAGCTGATCCACTCCATCACCATCGCGGTGACCAATAATCTGACCGTGCGCCAGTTGGCGGACTCGATGGCGGTCTACCCGTCTCTGTCCGGCTCCATCACCGAGGCTGCCCGCCGCCTGATCGCGCACTCCGACCTGGACTAG
- a CDS encoding CAP domain-containing protein encodes MNPQQLIGAIIAFLTALSALVGVPLTPGSSSPVHVVSRAEGSVSVSQQELIDATNRFRERNGLHALEPMPELNNLAQDWSERLAREGRLYHRPSFTSYYPAGWRYASENVLQNWSDANADVLVNQWATSPGHRKNMLDPTITHIGVGVADAPNGKRYATQNFARY; translated from the coding sequence ATGAACCCGCAGCAACTGATTGGCGCGATCATCGCGTTCTTGACGGCGCTGAGCGCGCTTGTTGGTGTTCCGCTGACGCCGGGCAGCAGCTCTCCGGTGCACGTGGTGTCGCGCGCGGAGGGCTCGGTGAGCGTGTCGCAGCAGGAGCTCATCGACGCCACGAACCGCTTCCGCGAGCGCAACGGCCTGCACGCGCTTGAGCCGATGCCGGAGCTGAACAACCTCGCCCAGGATTGGTCGGAGCGGCTTGCGCGCGAGGGGCGCCTCTACCACCGCCCGAGCTTCACCTCGTACTACCCGGCCGGGTGGCGCTATGCGTCGGAGAACGTGCTGCAGAACTGGTCCGACGCGAACGCGGACGTGCTGGTGAACCAGTGGGCGACGTCCCCGGGCCACCGCAAGAACATGCTTGATCCGACGATCACCCACATCGGCGTGGGCGTTGCTGACGCGCCGAATGGCAAGCGCTACGCCACCCAGAACTTCGCCCGGTACTAG
- the upp gene encoding uracil phosphoribosyltransferase — protein sequence MEIKVVDHPLAASRLTIMRDERSNNATFRAALADLGAMLIYEASRDLPVETFDTATPVGTATGVRLQTPPIIVPIIRAGLGMIDPALSMIPDAQVGFIGMARDEKTHLPVPYLEALPDNLAGQPVFLVDPMLATGGSLIHAIDLLVERGADDITCVCMVSAQPGVDKLAAHDAPVRLITATIDPALNEDAYIVPGLGDAGDRLYGPRNIDL from the coding sequence ATGGAGATTAAGGTTGTCGACCACCCGCTTGCCGCGTCGCGTTTGACCATCATGCGCGACGAGCGCAGCAACAACGCCACGTTCCGCGCCGCACTCGCGGACTTGGGTGCCATGCTCATCTACGAAGCTTCCCGCGACTTGCCGGTAGAGACATTCGACACGGCCACCCCGGTGGGCACCGCGACGGGTGTGCGTCTGCAGACGCCGCCGATCATCGTCCCCATCATTCGCGCCGGGCTGGGCATGATTGATCCTGCGCTGTCCATGATCCCGGACGCGCAGGTGGGTTTCATCGGCATGGCGCGAGATGAGAAGACGCACCTGCCGGTGCCGTACTTGGAGGCGCTGCCGGATAACCTGGCCGGCCAGCCGGTGTTCTTGGTGGACCCGATGCTGGCAACTGGCGGTTCCCTCATCCACGCCATCGATCTCCTTGTGGAGCGCGGGGCGGACGACATCACGTGTGTGTGCATGGTGAGTGCTCAGCCCGGCGTCGATAAGCTCGCAGCCCACGATGCGCCGGTGCGACTGATTACGGCGACCATTGATCCGGCGTTGAACGAGGATGCGTACATCGTGCCTGGCCTGGGCGATGCGGGCGACCGTTTGTACGGCCCCCGCAACATCGACCTGTAG
- a CDS encoding YhjD/YihY/BrkB family envelope integrity protein: MATSTSPRKAYTDQQGIERATKQQQPDLEDKLERKAPAAAHLMRMQERFAEQGGNQFAAGITYFSVLAIFPLAMLLFAAAGFFLNARPELMQQIQDQITQNLEGDLGDLVNSILEAAIDQRGAVAGVGLLTTLWSGLNWMNHLRAGVTTMWGLDANEGGNFVVKKLRDLLGLIGLIALLLLAFGVTAIGVSGWTSQVMEYFGLGDFPGSRALVWFVGFLVSVLASFLVMLWVVMYMPRTKVPVKSGLKGALLGAIIFALIQQFAGLIIGSATGNPAGAVFGPIISLMVVLYLVWRVVLYVSAWTATTEESLKMQPADVPPPAVINVRAGAASSSKDNTGKAVGVGAALGAIGVGIASLLTRS, translated from the coding sequence ATGGCAACCTCGACATCGCCGCGCAAGGCCTACACTGACCAGCAGGGCATCGAGCGCGCCACCAAGCAGCAGCAGCCAGACTTGGAAGACAAGCTAGAGAGAAAGGCCCCGGCTGCGGCGCACCTGATGCGGATGCAGGAGCGCTTTGCGGAGCAGGGCGGCAACCAGTTCGCCGCCGGCATCACCTACTTCTCCGTGCTGGCGATCTTCCCGCTGGCGATGCTGCTGTTCGCGGCCGCCGGTTTCTTCCTGAACGCTCGACCGGAACTGATGCAGCAGATCCAGGACCAGATCACCCAGAACCTGGAGGGTGACCTGGGCGATTTAGTTAACAGCATCCTCGAGGCTGCGATTGACCAGCGCGGCGCCGTCGCGGGTGTAGGTTTGCTGACCACCCTGTGGTCCGGCCTGAACTGGATGAACCACCTGCGGGCGGGTGTCACCACCATGTGGGGCCTGGACGCGAACGAGGGCGGCAACTTCGTGGTGAAGAAGCTGCGTGACCTGCTTGGGCTGATCGGCCTGATTGCGCTGCTCCTTCTGGCGTTCGGCGTGACTGCCATCGGCGTGTCCGGGTGGACGTCCCAGGTGATGGAGTACTTCGGCCTCGGCGACTTCCCGGGCTCCCGCGCGCTCGTGTGGTTTGTCGGGTTCTTGGTCTCTGTCCTGGCCAGCTTCCTGGTCATGTTGTGGGTCGTGATGTACATGCCGCGCACCAAGGTCCCGGTGAAATCCGGCCTAAAGGGCGCGCTGCTAGGTGCGATCATCTTCGCCCTGATTCAGCAGTTCGCCGGCCTGATCATCGGATCCGCAACGGGCAACCCGGCCGGCGCAGTGTTCGGCCCGATCATCTCGCTCATGGTTGTGCTCTACCTGGTCTGGCGCGTGGTGCTGTACGTCTCCGCGTGGACGGCTACCACCGAGGAATCGCTCAAGATGCAGCCCGCGGACGTGCCACCTCCAGCCGTGATCAACGTGCGCGCGGGTGCCGCGTCCAGCAGCAAGGACAACACTGGTAAGGCAGTCGGCGTAGGCGCGGCCCTGGGCGCCATCGGCGTGGGCATTGCCTCGCTGCTCACCCGCAGCTAG
- a CDS encoding C40 family peptidase, which translates to MAKVYSDAIFNPRVDGIYDPLTAAMKILAARPQIIPTLSTFRVPDFAAFVPLAHVVGADAQPRLDAIAALEAHRAAISDELASAALFTAAAGIELTKIAMGLGPSVASAVAAATPAGPVAQMAAAAGLIGLAFTNAQSALDDMRAGLDAAAQRLAAATAQAITVAFPTATGKTDNAEAELSAYAAQTALGTPPAPAASAPPQATPTPPPPPAAFRDAPPVAAVPQLSGGASAPIRSAETVPVSITAGPVSEAPPPTPAVVPAAPPNPSAVAAAAVTAAKSQLGTPYLWGGTQPGGFDCSGLTSWAYRQAGFEIPRIAADQAVGMQVTFEELQPGDLVIWSGHAAMYVGDGMMIEAGDPVQINPVRTSNMGMAFMGFWRPTA; encoded by the coding sequence GTGGCGAAAGTGTACAGCGACGCGATTTTCAACCCACGCGTAGACGGGATCTATGACCCGTTGACCGCCGCAATGAAGATCCTTGCGGCGCGCCCGCAAATCATTCCGACCTTGTCCACGTTCCGGGTCCCCGATTTCGCGGCGTTTGTCCCCTTGGCGCACGTGGTGGGGGCCGATGCGCAGCCGCGTCTCGACGCGATCGCCGCATTGGAAGCACACCGCGCGGCAATCAGCGACGAGCTTGCTTCGGCGGCGCTATTTACCGCCGCGGCCGGAATAGAGCTGACCAAAATCGCGATGGGGTTAGGGCCCAGCGTTGCTTCCGCAGTAGCCGCGGCAACTCCGGCGGGACCGGTTGCACAGATGGCAGCGGCCGCTGGCCTCATCGGGTTGGCCTTCACCAATGCGCAAAGTGCGCTCGACGACATGCGTGCAGGTCTCGATGCCGCTGCCCAGCGCCTCGCCGCAGCAACTGCGCAGGCCATCACTGTGGCGTTCCCAACAGCAACGGGAAAGACCGACAATGCCGAGGCGGAACTATCCGCCTACGCCGCCCAGACTGCTTTGGGGACTCCACCTGCGCCTGCCGCGAGTGCGCCCCCGCAGGCGACTCCGACCCCGCCGCCGCCACCCGCCGCATTCCGGGACGCCCCGCCAGTCGCCGCTGTGCCGCAGCTCAGCGGCGGTGCGAGCGCGCCTATAAGGAGCGCGGAGACAGTGCCGGTGAGCATTACTGCCGGGCCGGTGAGCGAAGCCCCGCCGCCTACTCCCGCGGTGGTGCCCGCCGCCCCGCCTAATCCCTCTGCGGTGGCGGCCGCAGCCGTTACCGCTGCCAAGTCCCAGCTGGGAACCCCGTACTTGTGGGGAGGCACGCAACCGGGCGGTTTCGACTGCTCCGGGCTGACGTCGTGGGCGTACCGCCAGGCCGGGTTTGAGATCCCGCGGATCGCAGCCGATCAAGCGGTGGGCATGCAGGTGACATTCGAGGAGCTGCAACCGGGTGATCTTGTGATCTGGTCTGGGCATGCCGCGATGTACGTGGGGGACGGCATGATGATCGAGGCTGGCGATCCGGTGCAGATCAACCCTGTTCGGACCTCCAATATGGGGATGGCCTTTATGGGGTTCTGGCGGCCGACCGCGTAG
- a CDS encoding D-alanyl-D-alanine carboxypeptidase family protein — MKFAAAAVAGAALLAQAGTTEPPVLPTSGYYDANGMWIPPSRDRAPDTDHCPQSLVPPEPVSTSERRPDGSTPTPLPQVYTGPCGVIAPAGYEVNPGVVASAWLVTDLDSGEVIAMKDPHGRYRPASIIKVLLAMVAIEELDLDAEVPVSEESAGQEGSAAGIGAEGTYTTRDLLHGLILNSGNDTAHALAQALGGDAVTLLKVNQKAQDLGMLDTHAASYSGLDAAGMSTSAWDMALAYRAAFANPTFAAIANTEHYDFPGFGDLPGFQLWNDNKLFMFDPDGIGGKTGYTDDANHTFVGAVDHEGRRLMAVVLDTSSWDMAPWQQAQALLHAAYPLHAGSGVAELEPLTAPTTVTPTPTAETATAAPTTSSPAPGGVEEAADAAGRQPRERFIAVAAVAGVLALAGLVAWFSRRFAKRR, encoded by the coding sequence GTGAAATTCGCAGCAGCGGCGGTGGCCGGGGCGGCACTCCTGGCGCAGGCAGGCACGACGGAGCCTCCGGTATTGCCGACGTCGGGATATTACGACGCGAACGGCATGTGGATCCCGCCGAGCCGCGACCGCGCTCCTGATACGGATCACTGCCCGCAGTCCTTGGTGCCGCCGGAGCCGGTGAGTACGTCGGAGCGGCGCCCCGACGGCTCCACGCCGACGCCGCTGCCGCAGGTGTACACCGGCCCGTGCGGGGTCATTGCACCGGCCGGGTACGAGGTGAACCCCGGCGTGGTCGCGTCCGCATGGTTGGTGACAGACCTGGATTCCGGCGAAGTGATCGCCATGAAGGATCCGCACGGGCGCTACCGGCCGGCCAGCATCATCAAGGTGCTGCTGGCCATGGTGGCAATTGAGGAGCTGGACTTGGACGCGGAGGTTCCGGTCTCCGAAGAATCCGCGGGGCAGGAGGGCTCCGCCGCCGGCATTGGGGCGGAGGGCACGTACACCACGCGGGATTTGCTGCACGGGCTGATCCTCAACTCCGGCAACGACACCGCGCACGCACTAGCGCAGGCGCTTGGCGGCGATGCCGTGACGCTGCTCAAGGTGAACCAGAAGGCGCAAGACTTGGGCATGTTGGACACCCACGCCGCCTCCTACTCCGGCCTCGATGCCGCAGGCATGTCCACCTCAGCCTGGGACATGGCGCTGGCGTACCGCGCGGCGTTTGCAAACCCCACGTTCGCCGCCATTGCAAACACCGAGCACTACGACTTCCCGGGGTTCGGGGATTTGCCGGGGTTCCAGCTGTGGAACGACAACAAGCTGTTCATGTTCGACCCGGACGGCATCGGCGGCAAGACGGGGTACACCGACGACGCGAACCACACCTTCGTCGGCGCCGTGGACCACGAAGGCCGCCGCCTGATGGCGGTTGTGCTGGACACTTCGTCGTGGGACATGGCCCCGTGGCAGCAGGCGCAGGCCCTGTTGCACGCGGCGTACCCGCTGCACGCCGGGAGCGGCGTGGCCGAGCTGGAGCCGCTCACCGCCCCGACCACGGTCACCCCCACGCCCACCGCGGAAACAGCGACGGCCGCGCCAACCACCTCGTCTCCGGCCCCGGGCGGGGTGGAGGAGGCGGCCGACGCGGCCGGGAGGCAGCCGCGCGAGCGGTTCATCGCTGTTGCGGCTGTGGCCGGTGTGCTCGCACTCGCCGGCCTAGTCGCCTGGTTCAGCCGGCGGTTTGCAAAGCGCCGCTAG